A region of Streptomyces cinnamoneus DNA encodes the following proteins:
- a CDS encoding polyphosphate polymerase domain-containing protein, which yields MTTEVPAPLAAPAATALGEAVRAAAPVSLDEVNQRAALLARFDHSYLVPADVFLRLAGRLTDPGRPGGPFRALTIDGRRTFRYHSVYYDTPGLRSFHDHRQGRRLRFKIRERLYEDSGERQFEIKLKGRRGETVKHRRPLTGPGTPLDPCHQAFLAETLRHAYGIEPPAALHPSLSTDYLRATLVADGARITCDAGLTCEDLRAGPSVHCAGDLVLVETKTTGHLTEADRLLHAYGVRPAVFTKYCAALAALHPALPANRWHRAARRAFGAHGR from the coding sequence GTGACCACCGAGGTCCCCGCGCCGCTCGCCGCCCCGGCCGCGACGGCCCTCGGCGAGGCGGTGCGCGCCGCCGCCCCCGTCTCGCTGGACGAGGTCAACCAGCGGGCCGCACTCCTCGCCCGCTTCGACCACAGCTACCTGGTACCGGCCGACGTCTTCCTCCGGCTCGCCGGCCGGCTCACCGACCCGGGCCGGCCCGGCGGCCCGTTCCGGGCCCTCACCATCGACGGCCGCCGCACTTTCCGCTACCACTCGGTCTACTACGACACCCCGGGGCTGCGCTCCTTCCACGACCACCGCCAGGGCCGCCGCCTCCGCTTCAAGATCCGTGAGCGGCTCTACGAGGACTCGGGCGAGCGGCAGTTCGAGATCAAGCTCAAGGGCCGCCGCGGCGAGACGGTCAAGCACCGCCGCCCCCTCACGGGCCCCGGCACCCCGCTCGACCCCTGCCACCAGGCGTTCCTCGCCGAGACCCTGCGACACGCCTACGGCATCGAACCGCCCGCCGCGCTGCACCCCTCCCTCAGCACCGACTACCTCCGCGCCACCCTCGTGGCCGACGGCGCGCGCATCACCTGCGACGCCGGGCTGACCTGTGAGGACCTGCGCGCCGGCCCGAGCGTGCACTGCGCCGGGGACCTCGTGCTCGTCGAGACGAAGACGACGGGTCACCTCACCGAGGCCGACCGCCTGCTGCACGCCTACGGCGTCCGGCCGGCCGTCTTCACCAAGTACTGCGCCGCCCTGGCCGCGCTGCACCCCGCCCTGCCCGCCAACCGCTGGCACCGCGCGGCCCGCCGGGCGTTCGGGGCCCACGGCCGTTGA